CAAGCTCTCTACAGCTGCTTACATCATGTCTTGCAAAGCTTCCGAAAGAATATGTCACCCAGACACCGAGCTGAGCTCAAAATCACTGAACCCATTCAGGTGACAGCCCAGAGATTTCCGGATTCCATTTGTCAACTTTGGTTTTTTACTGAAATGCTGGGAAATCGATATGTCAATCCCTCTCTGTTTGTACCCGTTTTTTGCTGCGCTCCTTGATCTTCCCTGCAGGAAGAACAATAATCTCGCTAATTGACCCACTGGGGAGGTTGGTGCACAAAAAATCACCAGACCAGACTGTACATCTGTTTTGGGCACTATTATGCTAATGCTGTAATAGTAAAATGAGCAGCCAATATCCTACCTTCCAGACAGTCTGCGCACATCTTTCCCAGAAATGGCAAagattaataatagtaatagtaatagtaacagtaataataatagaacacttagtaaaggaaaaaaacctcctGCTATGTTGAAATGCTTTTGTCGTAAAGACCAGAACACTTATGAAACAgtctgaaaaatgtgaaaaagggAGTTGAAGGACAATTTCAATTGCCACCTTctgattttacaaaaaaaaaaatagattcaattccataaattttactttcataaaTGCTATGTTTCAATCACTTGTAAGGAGCCAGAAATTTTACTAAAATGCAGATATTCGGTTGGGGCCATGGGGTAagaagggttttttaaaatactgaaaacctGATTATAAATTTTTATCTTGTGAACTTCCCTATATTAACCAGGATCTAATTTTGAAAAAGTTGCTGTGTTAATCAGCTCggaaatttttcctttattaagtCTGATAATTCCTGTGCTGTTGTTCAGGAAATTTGGTGTGTAGGGggaatgaaataattttcattaaagaATAAGTAACATGTTGTGATCACACCCCAAGACACCACGCTAGCTAAGCCTGTTTCTCCCACGTCTCCCTATTTGCACTCACAAGGTCTCggtttaaaaaaatctggagTCCTTGCCTTTTATCAACGAAAGTATTTCCGGTCAGATACCCTCGCCGCTGGCCCTTTCCTAATAAATTACaattaagtaaaacaaagaaaggagGTGGATGTCGGTGTGGGTTGAGAGGTAGAAATGTAACAATAAGCAGAACTTCGGACGAGTCTTGAGTCTCTGAACCGCAcgcccaggcctccctcccgCCTGTAGTTTTTAATTGCGGCGCAATTGCCTTAGAAGGTGCGGGAATAACTCCCCATCAGAGAGATCTGCGGGAGACTGAAGGAGTGACAGGGAACCAGCAGGAGAAGCTAGACGGCTGAGGCCGAGGGAGCCGAGGCGGCGCGACTCACCGTGGCATTTGATGTCGCTCTGGGAATCTTCCCGCTTGTCGAGTTTGGTTTTGCTGTCCTCCTGCTCCAGCTTTGGCCTGAAGCTCTCGTGCGCTGCGTTGCTCTCCTGCTTCggggtgtggtggggagaggagacGCTGGTGCTGTAGGGCGCACACGCCGCCAGAGGTTTGCTGTCGCCCAGGATGTCTTTAATTAAGAAAGAAGAGGTGGAAGTCCTGGGGGCCGAGGCGGCCGAGCCCAGCTGCTGAGCGGgtggctgcggcggcggcggctgctgcgGCGGCGAAGGCTGCAAACTTTGCGTCGGGGCCGCGGCCGGTGGCGGCGGCTGCTGGctgtggtggaggtggtggtgatgctGGGGCCCGTCCGCTACCAGATGCGTCTCCGGAGGCTCCATGGTGACAGAGATGGGAGAGGAAGGCGCCGTTCCTACCGTATCAATCTCTGAACAGGGGGATGGAGTGGCCTGATTTCTAAAATCCGCGGTCCTAGTCTCGCCGAGTGGGCGGAAATCTCCATTCATCATGCCGGGGCTGCCCGAACTGGCACTGGACAAAATCGTGTCTATTCCAAAACTCGACCCGCTGGCCCCTTCCATTGTTGTCATTTCTACATGAGGTCCACGCCACTCCGCCGCTCAGCAGCCGCCCCGACCAAGCAAAGAAAGCTATCGATCGTAAAATAAACACTAAACAACGTTGTTGccgctttaaaaaacaaaacaaaaaagtagggagggaaggaaggattaTTGGGAGGTGACAATCGGTGGACAGTTTCGACACAACTTTTTTTCCCTTATGCAAAAAGTAagggtgggaagaaaggaagactgGGGGAAAGTTACAAAAATTGTTGAGGAAGCACGGAGCTCGCGCCCCAGCAACGACCGCGCGTGCGGCGCGGACGACAGGAGGTGACCCCTGTGGCTGCTGCGCTGCCTCTGCCGCCGCCGCCTGGGTCGCTCACAGCCTGGCACCAGGCGGCAGCGGCGGACGTGTCAGGTGCAGCGACCCCGAAGCCCAGGCGGCCGCGCGCCCTCGGAGCTCCCTGGCGGCTCCCCGAGGTGGCTGTCGCGTGCGACTGGGCCGCCCCAGGAGCCAAGTTTCTGAACTTTCTTGTAAAGTTGTGGAGCAGACACCGCCGCGGTGGTCGCGaccacaggaggaggaggacgaggaggaaaggaaggagcaggTGCAGGCGGAGAAGACGGCGGAGACGCGGCGCCGTGCGACTCCGGCTGCTGCCCGGCGCGTTCGCTTGTAATCCGGCTGCAGGCGGGCGGCGCCGACCCCCCTCCCGTGACGTCACGGCCACTGCCGCCGTTCGCCGCACCGCGCCCCCGCCGGCCGGGCCGCGCGCCCGGCCCACCACCCCCATTGGCCGCGCGCGCGCGGGCGAGCGACGCCGACGTGCCGGGAGCCAATGGCCAAGCAGCTCGTGAGGCCGTCCTCGCTCGCGGGTCGGGCTTCGCTGCTCTTTTGAGAAGCCGCAGATCCCTTTGCCAGCGGCCGGAGGCCGATCGCCCAGTCCCGCGGTGGCCCGGGTGTCCGCACCGGGAGGGAGGgcgaagggagagagggaaacgaGAGAAGGGGCCCGAAGGGATGAGGGAGGGGCGGGACAGTAGGGGTTCGCCCCTTTTCCTACTTCCGAGTAGCGAAGGGAAACAGCGCAGGAAGTGGAAAGCGACCGGGCCGGCTTGCCCTTTCAGCCCCCGCACGGCCCCCCGCGCGGCCTCCCGCGCAGCCTCCCGAACCCGCGTGGTACTAGTCTGAGGACCCtgagggcggagggggcgggccGAAGGAACCCTCGGGGAAGTGTGAAACTCTAGCGGCCAGAGCTCCCGCCGGCCGGCCCGCCGGGGGCCCCTCGAGCTCTGATTTCTCTCCCGAAGAGCTCCGTGGCCCGGCCCTGAGGGTCCGCGGCCCCCGGCGCCCTCGCGCAGGGCTGGGGACGGTTGGGGCAGCGGCCTGCTGCTCAAACCCAGGGGCCCAGTCCAGTCACCAAACAGGGCCTGTGGTGGAAGAAATGCCAGACACTTTTCTCCCGAGCAGGGGAGCTAAGCCCCTCGGCGCTCAGTCGTGGCGCGGGCGGCCGCGGCTCACTGCGGCGTCAGGCCGCCGGGGCTCAGAAGCATGGGTGCTGGGTCCGCCGCGGCGCTTTCGCCATGAGCCTGTTTTCCAggttctctctgcctctccacgCCCCCTACGGCCTCTGCCCCCGTTCGGAAGGAAACGGTCACGGTGGCCCCGCTGGGGGCCCGGGCACGGCTTGACTGGGACGCCTCGTCGAGGGCATCGACTTGCATCGTTTTCTCCGGGGCGCCTCCGACCTGTCTCTTGTTGAATGTCAGAGTAATGGGAAGTGCCAGTGACAAGCCGGCGTATTACTCCTGATTAAGTGCCGTGTCAACCTAATTAGCAGAGTAATTATAAGGTGCTAATGAATGATTCAAAGTTCCTTGAGTTACATTTTACTCCAAATTACCATTTTAAGAACCCTATGAATCTGAGTGGCTGGCATCACTTCCGTGACTAGGTGCAGAATGATGGTATAAAATGGACTTTAAAGTCCTCGAGGGCTGGGCGGAAATCTGGGCTTTAGCTGAGGTTCTGACGCTCGCTTTCTGGGGAGCCGCTTTTTTCCGGGTTCAGGACCAGAAGCGGGGGAGCGGGTCGGGGAGGGAGGCGCCCGGCCTCTGGGGGCGCCGGGTCTGCGCGGGCCTGGTGCGGAGGGGGGCGCGGACGCGGGGGCTCGCCCTCCCCGCGGTTTCCGGAGCATTCGAAGTTCGGGCCCAGAAAAGGCCCGCGCTCTTTCCGGGGCGTGTGGAGCTCTTTCTTATCTTCTTTgtgcccccttttttttttccaggggcCTGTGTCTGAGGAGGACTGTGGGGAGGACCGCGGCCAGGCGACGTACCCTTCGGCCGCTCTCGGTTTTCGCGGACAGCGAGCGGAGTTCGGCGAGGAGCCAGGGCTGGTGAGCCTCGGCGGGGACCGGCCAGCGGCAGCAGGAGCCTGTGCGAGGGCTGAGGGAGCCCCTCCGCAGCAGCGCGTGGCCGGCCGGGCCGAGCCCCTCTGGGCCCGGGAGCCGCGCAGGGCCTGGCGGATGCCCGGAGCGGGCTTGGCCCCTTCTGGGAGCCTGCGGGCCGGCCTCGGCCTTCTGGCCGGCGGCGACTTTAGAACCCGGGCCTCGGCCTTCAGGGCACCTGTCTCCTCCGAGGGCCACAGGTCCCGCCCAAAAGGCCGGACGCCCGGCGCCCGGCGCCCTGGGCTTCTGCGGGGAGGGCGCTGGGGCTGGCCGACCTGCCGGCGGCCCGTACACATTCCTCCCCCCCGCTAATACACATTCCTCCCCCCCCTAATAACAGTTCGGGCTCTGCCCATTCAGACTTCATCCGCCAACGTCCCAGACGAGGCGCGTTCCCTCCCAAACCCGGCGCTCCAGCCTGCCCTTCCCTCGCAGACTACtctgggtgggaagtggggaggaggaaaaacaTTTAAGATCCAGAACTGACGGCACTGCACAAGTCACTTATTCTCGACCTtcataaataatttatgtaagcctgtttttgttttgttctcatgtCTAAAATGACTCAAGAGCTCAAAAAACGGGGTGCACAGCTTTTGTTGGGTGGTTCGGCGGGATTTTTTGCTTGGAATAATTCACAGCATTagcagaagagacagaaagaaatatgtccctatggaaaaatgaaatctaaagagaaaggagaaggtggAAGTGTTAGGGGAAAGGGGGGCGTTCGTTTTATGAAAActccaaagcaaacaaaacagaggtTCTGCCAAGTAGGCCCCACCTTATGAATAGTTCGGATCGTGTTTTCTTAAGAAAAGGTTAAGATGATGGAAAAGTTCTTTGGGTGGGATGTTTGATCAGCTTTCCAGAGCAACAATTGCGAGGGGAAAGCAGGACCTCGACTTTTATCAAGGCGAGTCTCATCTTTGGGTCCTACCAGAGAGGAAATGCCTACCAGAGCGGCCTGAAGACTTAAAAGAGGGACTGGAACACTAAAACTAGACTGaaaacttaatgaaaaatattattcgGGGGTGGGGTTTTGTTACTTAACTTtccattgttcttttttctacAGACACATTcctcttttgccatttttttcctgagaataTATACAGGGAGGGACAAATGTAGactgtgagtatgtgaaacagagtttattcttacattattatttattaattattgtattatttttccatacaaacaattgtaaaccaacttttgccccaCAGTGTATATGCACCCAAGCAAagataacttttcattttaaaaaatcaaaactcagAAATGGAACAGTGCAGATTAATCACATTTTCAATTCCCATGTATAGGAAAAGAAATGCACTGACTGGACTTAATCAGATTTTTTCCCACtggatttaaaatacaaacaaatatagCCCCTAAATTGACATAAGTTTGAAAAGTATCTCCCACTTTCGTGCCTTAATTTCCTTTGAaataagacaaaggaaaaaaagaaaaatttttaattttgggatattttagaatttttgcatAGAAAGTAGTTATTTGCCAACTGTGGATAATAGTGAACAACGTTTCCTTCCTGGCTTTCAAAGACATGTGAGTCCTGATCACTAAAGATGCTTCCTCCCCACCACATAGAAAGTTTCAAACACTTGTCTATTTTAACAAGTTTTGTTTCTCAGTACACTCTCTCAGAGGCTTACTTTTACAACCTAGATTTGGGGGTGTGTTTAAACTGGAGcatcaggttttttaaaaacggAACTGAACTTTGAAGAAATTCACCTATAGATTATGAAGAACTCCGAACTGGCGTTTCTTCCTGTCACATTTTATTTGACCGTTTCCAAGGGTCCACAAGATGACAATGCCAACTGGCTGGCATGAGGTGCAAAGGTGCTTGTCTCCACTGGGCGGCGCCAAGAGCCCCAAACCAAGAGAGCCGGCCATTGTTTCTTTCTACGTAAAAGGTGCATGATACACAAGTAAGCTTTCCCTTTCCAAAGCTGACTCCCCGACTCTAGGGTGACTTCTCGCCTTTTCAAAGCTACAGAAACGTCggacattttctttctccccccccgcccccagtctaTCAATATATTTCCAACTGCCTAAGGGCTTGATGTGTATTTGCTTcgaaaaataatgtaataaagagAAAGACATGAAAACACTGAATTGAGTTACTTAACAGGCTGAAACCAGGAGAGTGGAGGTtggaagcagagggagaaaggTAAAGTGGAAAAAAACGAATAAGGTAACTGAAAACTGGCTTAACAGAACAACAGGTTAAAATGATAGTCTATGCAATTGCTAATTGTCCTAGGGAAAGCGTTCGCAAGATCATTTTGGCATCATAAGAAAACGTGTGAGAGCTATACATCTCACTGCAACTCTACAGATCAGCAGTTTGGAAGAGACTTAGCAAAGCTGGCTCTCCCTGGGGGGTTAGATGTGTGTTGTACCTAAGCAGTCAGTAAATATGCAGACATAAGAATGCTGAAAGAGGGAGTTTTAGtcttatttttgccattttccaATGTTCTTGAACaaggcacttaacctttctgatCACCAACTTCCTTCTCTATTAAAGGGGTGAATCCTTGCCTAGAATAGGGTGTTGTGGTGAGCAAATAAGACCTGCTATGTAAAAGCTCTCTACAAAATGTGAAGCAAGAGTTTGATAAATGAACAACACAAAGATGGCAGCTATTTCTGGCTATATTTACCATACAGTAGccatatttttttcacttcttccttctctcactcaTTTTGTTCAATTACTCAGTCCATAAACATTACTGAATGTGCATTCTGTGCCAGATGCTTGCGAATGGGACATTAACCCTCCTAAGACAGTTGACGCAGTTCGAGCATGGTTGAAATTGTCCTAAATGCCCGGAGGCCAATATAAATTTGCTATAGTGGGGATGCAAAAGAGAGTGGAGAGTTCTACCttgggaggaatagggggaacaGAAAGGCTTcctgaagaaaatgaagtgtGGCTGTGTGTCTTCAGTTATGAAAGAAAAGGGGTGTGTTCCAAGCACAGGGATATCTTCAGAGGCATTTGTTTGGTATCTATGAGGAATAATGTAAAAATGCCCACAACTTGTTCAAATTTTTAATCTGACTGTGGGCCTGGCTGCAGTCTGTGGATTATGTTGGCTCCAGGCATCTCTCCTGAGTGCTGCAGGAAAATATTCTTGAAGTTCCTTGGAGAGAACGGGAACTAAATGCACGTATGTCCAAAGACCCCAGCAGCAGGATTTTACAGCAGGTTTGGTTTGATCCGATAAGATGGTCCAGTTCCCTCAAAATAGGCCTGTAACCGCTATTCCCCACCCCtacttccatttcctttcttctttctagaGTTACAAatttggagggagaaagacatctcCGGCGAGTCAGAGATGGAGGTAGAGATGGTGATAAAGtggaggcagtgggaggaggaggctaGGGGGAACATGAGGAGAGATTTTATTTCACCCTTCTTCAGCTGAACAGTTGTCCATTGGAGATGGGCTCTTGGAGAAATGGAAGGGGCCCCGTGTGACACTGGCACCTCCCGCTGTAAAaagaaccctactgcactgttggtaggaatacagactgtgtagccactgtggaaaacagtatggaatttcctcaaaaaactaaaagtgaaactgcctttgacccagtgattccactgctgggaacatacctgaagaatcccaaaacaccaaaagaatttatgtacccacatccatgttcatagcagtactatttacaatagccaagatttggaagcagcttaagtgcccattagtaaatgagtggataaaaaaactgtggtacatttacacaatggaatactacgcagcagaaagaaagaaggaattcctaccttttgggacagcatggatggaaatggagattatcacactaaatgaaataagccaataagtggaagacaaataccatatgatctcataagaggaacctaatgcaGAGGTCCCCAACCCTTTTGGCACCACCATCCATTTCATGcaagtggggggctggggggtggtggtgaggggggaAGATAGGCATAGAATaatggaacaggctgacagctgtaagaggggaggtgggaagtagggactgattgaaagaaggtgaagtgattcgtcaaagaacatatgtgaaggaggcatggacatggacaatggtgaagGAACTGATTATGGAAGTGGAGGGGCACAGGCTGAatggagggggcaaaggagggaaagtgggacaactgttgcagaataaataatacattctttttaaaaactctgaaatCTCGAAGGCTCTGGGCCAGAGTTCACTTTTCTAACCACTCCTTAGGTGAAGAGGGAATGGAGGGGCCCaggcagaaaagaaatgaaagcctcAGAGAGCTGGGCGAAGATGCCAATCCGGAAAGGGGAAGTTCATTTGCGATGTTAATTAACAAGCGCCTAATTAAAACGGCACTTTGAGCGCTAATCAATCGCCTTATTAAGTTAGAGCCATCACTGGAACAAATTGAAAGCTCCCCGCCCACGCTCCTGCCTCTGGAGCGGGTGGGGCTGGGTTCCCAGACacggtgcggggggggggggggggggggggtggctgggGGGAAGAGGGACAGTCGCTGTCAGCTCCCACAGTCTTTCAGGGGGTTGCAGAATCCTCCAATTACGGGGGTGTACCCAGGCCGAACCATCCGCTGACCTGGATACAGGGCTAGGAGGCCATTTCTCGTCCAGACGCACccagcagggggggggggggggcgggaagggtTGCGTAGGAGAGCCAGAGCAGCTAACACCAACTTTGCTTGTGGAATCGGTGTCCCAAAACGCGTGGGAAAGGAACTAAGGGCCACAAGCAAATGAGccgtgggggggcgggggggtgggtaGGCAGGATTGGGGCAGGGAAGCAATTCAGCCCGAGAGGGGGCGCTGTCTGGCTGGGACAACACCTTTCCACTTTTCCCGGGCAAACCCATAGCCTCATTTTGAAAACTCTTCTTAGGCCCTTTCCCAGCCTAGTAACCAGGAAAAAGCTGGCCTGTCTTCAGGAAGCAAGGGCAGGACAGTCCCTTGGCTCTTGTCTCCTGGGGCTCCATAAGAACGTGGTAGGGTTCGAGGAGGGAGCGGGAGTGGTTGTGCTGATCATATGGGATGCTGGCACTCCATCGCCAGCCCTGAGTGCCTCCCGCCCAACCCATTCACGCTCTCCCATGGCTTTGGCTCCCCAAACTCGCTAAGAGAGTTAAGATTTGAATCTCTATTTCGAGCCTTCCTTATTTCCTAATTGTTAAATGCCTGCTTTTCACCAAATTCTCAAGGGAGAAATATTTGGTAATAAGAGGGGACTGTGAATTTAAATGCTAATTAAGTGGGTCCTTCTCCTGCAACTCCACCTGCCTGGCGGCCCTTATTAAAGCAGAACACACCCAGCGCGCACACCGCAACATTCCTGGGGTGCCCGGCATATGCGCAGTAAAGAGGGACCCCAGCGGACCCCTGTATGGTTTGCTTTTTACGGCCTGCTACGGAGAAAAAGAGGACGCCATTGGAAGGAGGTCTTTTGCGTGGTGGGTGATATGTGGCGTGGGCCAGAGTGTGGTTTATCTGTCTGCGATGACACACTTATGTCCTGGGCTAGCCTGTGGACTCGCCTTCCTGTAGGTGCATCGGACCGCCTCTGCTGGTGGGTCTGAGAATGCTTGGGCGGGAGCGGTCCCGGGAGAACTAAAGGAACGGCTCCCACGTGCAAAGTTCAAAAGCATTAATATTTTCATCGCGTTATCATTATTCAATATAATAATATTTGCTCGGTTAGCGGCACTAATTAGACCACATTAAAACTGTAGTGTCTTCCTAATGGTGCGTAAAGCGTCCACACTCATATTTTTCTCTCTGAGGATGGGCAGCTCTTGGCATAGGAGACAGGCaagcagtggggtggggtggggtgtgatgCCCCCCAACACgtacacacgcgcacacacagaGATTCAGGTGTCTGCGGGGTGGGGCTGCGTTCTTGCGCGGTGAGTGGGACCTGCCTCAGCACACTCGGCTCAGCGCCCAGCACCCTGAAGCCTCATCTCACACCCCAGGGCTTTGAACTTGGTGGATTGATTTTGCTACCCTTCCCTCTTTTGTGTGTACGCGCCTTCAATTGGTTAGGTTTTTAAGGTTTGGGAGAGCGATtgtgaaagaattaaaatactCTTAACTGGAGCACCTTGGCAGAGAACTGGAGGTCCCGCCTCCTAGCTCGGGCCTTTTAGGACCCTCTTCTCAATGGGAGTTTTTCCCCCGAGATTCGAGGATGGGAGTGTAAAAGAAGCGTCCTCAGAGCAGCTCGGGTCTCGGTCGTTTTCCTATTGCTGATGCTGGCGGTCGGGCCGGCGTCCCGCGGCCCTCGGCGAGGTGGATGTGAAGCTCGGAGACCGTGCCCCTCCCACGGGCGCCGCAGCGAGATCACTCtgaatatgtaatatatttgtaACGCGCGCCGAAGTGTGATGTGTGTTCGggaatggagggggagggggaggctgaaGCTGAATTGGTGGGGGGGGCACAAAACTCACATTATACTGCGCAATCTAACAATCCGAACATTCCTTTATT
This DNA window, taken from Desmodus rotundus isolate HL8 chromosome 3, HLdesRot8A.1, whole genome shotgun sequence, encodes the following:
- the BARHL2 gene encoding barH-like 2 homeobox protein; the encoded protein is MTTMEGASGSSFGIDTILSSASSGSPGMMNGDFRPLGETRTADFRNQATPSPCSEIDTVGTAPSSPISVTMEPPETHLVADGPQHHHHLHHSQQPPPPAAAPTQSLQPSPPQQPPPPQPPAQQLGSAASAPRTSTSSFLIKDILGDSKPLAACAPYSTSVSSPHHTPKQESNAAHESFRPKLEQEDSKTKLDKREDSQSDIKCHGTKEEGDREITSSRESPPVRAKKPRKARTAFSDHQLNQLERSFERQKYLSVQDRMDLAASLNLTDTQVKTWYQNRRTKWKRQTAVGLELLAEAGNYSALQRMFPSPYFYHPSLLGSMDSTTAAAAAAAMYSSMYRTPPAPHPPLQRPLVPRVLIHGLGPGAQPALNPLSNPIPGTPHPR